CGAGATCCAGGTCGCCCAGCTGGAGCGCTCCGGCGCCAGGAAAACCAACATCCGCCCGCAGGTCGACGTGTGGACGTTCCCCGACAGCGGCAAGTCGATCATCCTGCTCTCCGAGGGGCGGCTGCTGAACCTGGGCAACGCCACCGGCCACCCGTCGTTCGTCATGAGCAACAGCTTCTCCAACCAGGTGATCGCCCAGATCGAACTGTGGACCAAGAACGACGAGTACGACAACGAGGTGTACCGGCTGCCCAAGCACCTCGACGAGAAGGTGGCCCGCATCCACGTGGAGGCGCTCGGCGGCAAGCTGACCAAGCTCACCAAGGAGCAGGCGGAGTACATCGGCGTCGACGTCGACGGCCCCTACAAGGCCGACCACTACCGCTACTGAGTTCGCTTTGGCCCAACGCCCGGCCAGCCGGGCGCTCAGCACCCAACGCCCGGCCAGCCGGGCGCTCGATGAGGGGTTAGGCTCGGCGCCGTGCTGATCGCGATCGAAGGGGTTGACGGCGCGGGCAAGCGGACGCTGTCCGAGGGTCTGCGCAAGGCCTTCCAGGCGGCCGGGAAGTCGGTGGCGATCATGGCCTTCCCGCGCTACGGCAAATCGGTGACCGCCGACGTCGCGGCCGAGGCCCTGCACGGCGAGCACGGTGACCTGGCGTCGTCCGTCTATGCGATGGCGATGCTGTTTGCGCTCGACCGGGCGGGGGCGGTGGAGGACATCGAGGCGCTGCGCCGCGACCACGACGTGGTGATCCTGGATCGCTACGTCGCGTCCAACGCGGCCTACAGCGCCGCGCGCCTGCGCGAGGACGCCGCCGGGGCGGTGGCCGCGTGGGTGCTCGAGCTCGAGTACCGCCGGCTGCGGATGCCCGCGCCCGACTGGCAGGTGTTGCTCGCGGTGCCGGCGGAGCTGGCCGTCCACCGTGCCCGCAGCCGGGCGCAGTCCGATCCGGGACGGGCGCGCGACAGCTACGAACGCGACAGCGAACTACAGCTGCGCACCGGTGCGGTGTACGCCGAGTTGGCCGCCTCGGGCTGGGGCGGACCCTGGCTCGTCGCCGACGCGGACGTCGATCCGGGCCGGCTGGCCGCCACCCTGATCGGCGCCAACGACGTCCCCGCTACCCTCCGGGAGGGCACGCCCGGGGCGCCGAGCACGGGAATTTAGCCGAAATTGGACCCATATTTGCGGCTAGGCCCAAGAAACGCCCGTGTGGCGCCCCAGTTTTGTCCCGATCTGGTGACACCATGGACTCCATGAGGCAAAGGATTTTGGTCGTCGATGACGACGCTTCGCTGGCCGAGATGCTCACCATCGTGTTGCGTGGGGAGGGTTTCGACACCGCGGTCATCGGTGACGGTACCCAGGCCCTGACTGCGGTGCGCGAACTGCGCCCCGATCTGGTGCTGTTGGACTTGATGCTGCCCGGCATGAACGGCATCGACGTCTGTCGCGTGCTGCGCGCCGATTCGGGCGTCCCGATCGTGATGCTGACGGCCAAGACCGACACCGTGGACGTGGTCCTCGGCCTCGAGTCGGGCGCCGACGACTACATCATGAAGCCGTTCAAGCCCAAGGAGCTGGTGGCACGGGTGCGGGCGCGGCTGCGCCGCAACGACGACGAGCCCGCCGAGATGCTCTCCATCGCCGACGTCGAGATCGACGTGCCGGCGCACAAGGTGACCCGCAACGGCGAGCAGATCTTCCTGACGCCGCTGGAGTTCGACCTGCTGGTCGCGTTGGCGCGCAAACCGCGGCAGGTGTTTACTCGTGATGTGCTGCTCGAACAGGTGTGGGGATACCGGCACCCGGCGGACACCCGCCTGGTGAACGTGCACGTCCAGCGTCTGCGGGCGAAGGTCGAGAAAGACCCGGAAAACCCGACCGTGGTGTTGACCGTTCGAGGAGTGGGTTACAAGGCCGGACCTCCGTGATCCGCGCTTTGGCCGAAGAGCGTCGTGGGGGACGGCGCGATTGATGATGTGGGGGTCCCGGCGACGCACTCGGAGCCGCTGGGGGCGCTCCGGCCCCATGACTCGCGGCATGGGTGCGGTGAGTCGAGCCGTGGCCGTGGCCTGGCGCCGGTCGCTGCAGCTGCGTGTCGTCGCGCTGACGCTCGGGCTGTCCCTGGCGGTGATCCTGGCGCTCGGCTTCGTGCTGACTTCTCAGGTCACCAACCGTGTGCTCGACGTCAAGGTCAAGGCCGGCATCGAGCAGATCGAGCGGGCGCGCACCACCGTCGGCGGGATCGTTAGCGGCGAGGAGACGCGCTCGCTGGACAGCAGCCTGCAGCTGGCCCGCAACACGTTGACGTCCAAGACCGACGGGGCGTCCGGTGCGGGGCTGGCCGGCGCGTTCGACGCGGTGCTGATCGTGCCGGGCGACGGGCCCCGCGCGGCGACCACGGCGGGGCCCGTCGACCAGGTGCCCAATTCGCTGCGCGGTTTCGTCAAGGCCGGGCAGGCGGCCTACCAGTACGCGACCGTGCACACCGACGGTTTCTCAGGACCGGCGCTGATCATCGGTACGCCCGCCTCGGCGCAGGTGGCGAACCTGGAGCTGTACCTGATCTTCCCGTTGAAGAACGAGCAGGCCACCATCACGCTGGTCCGCGGCACCATGATCACCGGCGGCGCCGTGCTGCTGGTGCTGCTGGCCGGGATCGCGCTGCTGGTCTCCCGCCAGGTGGTGGTGCCGGTGCGGTCGGCGTCGCGGATCGCCGAGCGATTCGCCGAGGGGCACCTGTCCGAGCGGATGCCGGTGCGCGGCGAGGACGACATGGCCCGGCTGGCGATGTCGTTCAACGACATGGCCGAAAGCCTGTCCCGCCAGATCACCCAGCTCGAGGAGTTCGGCAACCTGCAGCGCCGGTTCACCTCCGACGTCAGCCACGAGCTGCGCACCCCGCTGACCACCGTCCGGATGGCCGCCGACCTCATCTATGACCACAGCGCCGACCTCGACCCCACGCTGGCGCGGTCCACCGAGCTGATGGTCAACGAGCTGGACCGGTTCGAGTCGCTGCTCAACGACCTGCTGGAGATCTCCCGCCACGACGCCGGTGTGGCCGAGTTGTCCGTCGAGGCGGTCGATCTGCGCACCACCGTGCGCAGCGCGCTGGGCAACGTGGGCCACCTGGCCGAGGACGCCGGCATCGAGCTGCTCGTCGACCTGCCGGAAAACGAGGTGATCGCCGAGGTCGACACCCGGCGGGTGGAGCGGATTCTGCGCAACCTGATCGCCAACGCCATCGACCACGCCGAACACAAGCCGGTGCAGATCCGGATGGCCGCCGACGAGGACACGGTGGCGGTCACCGTCCGCGACTACGGGGTGGGGCTGCGGCCCGGCGAGGAGAAGCTGGTGTTCAGCCGGTTCTGGCGGGCCGACCCGTCGCGGGTGCGCCGGTCCGGGGGCACCGGCCTCGGCCTGGCGATCAGCGTGGAGGACGCCCGCCTGCACCAGGGCCGGCTGGAGGCATGGGGCGAGCCCGGCCAGGGCTCGTGCTTCCGGCTGACGCTTCCGCTGGTTCGCGGCCACAAGGTCACCACCAGCCCGCTGCCCATGAAGCCCGTTCCGCCGACCGCCGCCAGCACCGGCCCGCAACCCACCAAAGACCGTGCGCGGCAACGGGAACACGCCGAGCGGAGCGGGTGATGCGGCGCCTGCTCGGACTGCTGATGGCGGCCTCGCTGCTGGCCGGGTGCGCGGGCGTGCCCAGCTCGTCGGCGCCCCAAGCCATCGGCACCGTCGAGCGGCCGGCGCCGTCGAACCTGCCCAAGCCGACCCCGGGCATGGATCCCGACGTGCTGCTGCGCGAATTCCTCAAGGCCACGGCCGATCCCGCGAACCGGCACCTGGCGGCCCGGCAGTTCCTCACCCAGTCGGCATCCAACGCCTGGGACGACGCCGGTAGCGCGCTGCTCATCGACCACGTGGTGTTCGTGGAAACCCGTGCAGCCGAACGGGTTTCGGCGAACATGCGGGCCGACATCCTGGGGTCGCTGTCGGACATGGGGGTGTTCGAAACCGCCGAGGGGGTGCTGCCCGACCCCGGCCCGATCGAGTTGGTGAAGACCTCGGGCGGGTGGCGGATCGACCGCCTGCCCAACGGGGTGTTCCTGGACTGGCAGCAGTTCCAGTCCACCTACAAACGCAACACGCTCTACTTCGCCGACCCGACCGGCAAGACGGTGGTGCCCGATCCGCGCTACGTCGCGGTGGCCGATCACGACCAGTTGGCCACGGAGTTGGTGTCCAAGCTGATCGCCGGCCCGCGGCCCGAGATGGCGCACACGGTGCGCAACCTGCTCGCCCCGCCGCTGCGGCTGCGCGGGCCCGTGACCCGGGCCGACGGCGGCAAGAACGGGATCGGGCGCGGTTACGGCGGCGCGCGCATCGACCTGGAGAAGCTGTCCACCACCGATCCGCACAGCCGGGCTTTGCTTGCCGCGCAGATCATTTGGACGCTGGCCCGGGCCGACATCCGCGGCCCGTACGTGATCAACGCCGACGGCGCGCCGCTGGACGACAGGTTCGCCGAGGGGTGGACCACCTCCGACGTCGCCGCCACCGACCCGGGCGTGGCCGACGGCGCGGGCGCCGGGCTGCACGCCCTGGTGAACGGCTCACTGGTATCGCTGGACGGTCAGCGCTTCACCAACGTGCCCGGGGCGTTCGGGCGGATGGGCGACCAGACCGGCGCCGCGCTGTCGCGCAGCGGGCGGCAGGTGGCGTCGGTCGTGACGCTGCACCGCGGCGCGCCGGACGAGGCGGCCTCGCTGTGGATCGGTGACCTCGGTGGTGAAGCGGTCCAGTCCGCCGACGGGCACAGCCTGTCGCGCCCGAGCTGGTCGCTGGACGACGCGGTCTGGACGGTGGTGGACGGCAACAACGTGCTGCGCGCGATCCAGGAACCGGCGTCGGGGCAGCCCGCCCGCATCCCGGTCGATTCCGTCGCCGTGGCCAGCCGGTTTCCGGGGCCGATCACCGACCTGCAGCTGTCCCGCGACAGCACGCGCGCCGCGATGGTGATCGGCGGCCAGGTGATCCTGGCCAGCGTCGAGCAGACCCAGGCCGGCCAGTTCGCCCTGACCTACCCGCGGCGGCTCGGCTTCGGGCTGGGCAACTCGGTGGTGTCGTTGTCCTGGCGCACCGGCGACGACATCGTGGTGACCCGCACCGACGCCAGCCATCCGGTGTCCTACGTCAACCTCGACGGGGTGAACTCCGACGCGCCGGCCCGGGGCCTGCAGATGCCGGTGATGACGGTGGCGGCCAACCCGTCGACGGTCTACGTCGCGGCTCCCCAAGGGGTGCTGCAGTATTCGGCGTCGGCCGATGGCCAGCAGGGGTGGACGGAGGTGCCCGGGCTGACGGTGTTCGGGGCGGCGCCGGTGCTGCCGGGCTGACCGCCGGCCCGGCGTTGTCGGTCCCGCCAACCACACTGGCCCCATGCTGGACCTCATCCTGCCGCTGCAGTGCGGCGGCTGCGGGGCGCCGTCATCCCGCTGGTGTGACGCCTGCGCCGCGGAGCTGTCGGTGGCCGCCGACCAGCCGCATGTGGTGAACCCCCGCGTCGACCCGCAGGCGCCGGTGTTCGCGCTCGGCCGCTACGCCGGCGCCCGGCGGCAGGCGATCCTGGCGCTCAAGGAGCACGGCCGCGCCGACCTCGTCGGGCCGCTGGCGGGCGCGCTGGCCACGGGCGTGCACCGGCTGCTCTCGTGGGGGATCGTCGAGACCCCGCTGACCGTCGTGCCGGCGCCGACGCGTCGTTCGGCGGCGCGCCGGCGCGGCGGCGACCCGGTCGCCCGGCTGGCGCGCACCGCGGTGGCCGGCCACCCGGCCATCGCCGTCGCCCCGGCGCTGCGGATGCGGGCGCTGGTCCGCGACTCGGTGGGCCTGGGCACCGCCGCCCGCGAGCGCAACGTCGCGGGCCGGGTGCTGCTGCGCGGAAAGCGGCCGGGCACCGAGGTCTTGATCGTCGACGACGTCGTCACCACGGGGGCGACGGCCCGCGAGTCGGTGCGGGTTCTGCGGGCGGCGGGTGTGCGCGTGACCGCCGTGCTGACGGTCGCGGCGGCGTGAGGCTGTGCGGTCGCTGAGCGCATGTGAAGAACTCGCAAGAGCTCAGCGAAATCAGTGGCATGGCGAGGCGAACACGAGCTAACGTCGAGGACAACGTTAATCAACTCTCAGGTCTGACTCACTGGTCGCGACATTCCCAGGTAGAGACCCCACTCGCGGGAAGGGGGTGAGTATTCGACACCTTGCATCGGCGAGCAGCCTGGGGCGGTGACCTTCCAAAGACCGCTCTCCCACCTCGTCGGCGCGTCGTCAGCAAGCCGGGCACGCAGGAAGCGTGCGACGTGAAAGAGAAACGAGTTGTCACGTATGTCAAGGCTATCCGTGGATTCCGGTCAGATTCTTGATCAACCGCCGACGCAAACCGACGGCGAAGTTCAGCCGGCGAACAACGCCGAAGTCGTCTTCAAGGGCCGCAACGTAGAAATCCCGGACCACTACCGTGTGTACGTCTCCCAAAAACTTGCCCGCCTCGAGCGGTTCGATCGCTCCATCTATCTCTTCGATGTCGAGCTCAAGCACGCGCCCAACCGGCGCCAGCGCAAATCGTGTCAACGCGTGGAGATCACCGCCCGCGGCCGCGGTCCGGTAAGCCGGGCGGAGGCCTGCGCCGACAGCTTCTACGCGGCGTTCGAGTCCGCGGTCGACAAGCTGGAGAACCGGTTGCGCCGCGCCAAGGACCGCCGCAAGGTCCACTATGGCGACAAGACCCCGGTATCGCTGGCCGCCGCCACCGCGGTCGTGCCGCCAGCGCGGCAGGAGAGCCTAGAGGAGCAGCCGGCCGAGCATGACGGCGAGGCCGACCACGAGCCCGGCCGGATCGTGCGGACCAAGGAGCACCCCGCCACGCCGATGTCGGTCGACGACGCGCTCTACGAGATGGAGCTCGTGGGGCACGACTTCTTCCTGTTCCAGGACAAGCAGACCGAGCGGCCCTGCGTGGTCTACCGCCGGCACGCCTACGACTACGGGCTGATCAGGCTCTCCTGAGGTTTGGGCGTCTCCGCGGCGTCGTCACCTACCATGGGAGTCGCTTAAGAGAAGAGACTCCTACCAACAGGGGACAACACCGTGCTGTCGAAGTTGCTGCGCCTCGGCGAAGGTCGCATGCTCAAGCGTCTCAAGCGGGTGGCTGACTACGTCAACACCTTGTCCGACGAGGTCGAAAAGCTGACCGACGCGGAGCTGCGGGCCAAGACCGACGAGTTCAAGAAGCGGCACGCGGACGGCGAAAGCCTTGACGACCTGCTGCCCGAGGCGTTCGCGGTGGCCCGCGAGGCGGCCTGGCGGGTGCTCGACCAGCGCCCGTTCGACGTGCAGGTGATGGGCGCGGCGGCGCTGCACTTCGGCAACGTCGCCGAGATGAAGACCGGTGAGGGCAAGACCCTGACCTCGGTGCTGCCGGCCTACCTCAACGGCATCGGCGGCAAGGGCGTACACGTCGTCACGGTCAACGACTACCTGGCCAAACGTGACAGCGAGTGGATGGGCCGCGTGCACCGGTTCCTCGGTCTGGACGTCGGCGTGATCCTCGCCCAGATGACGCCCGACGAGCGCCGCGTGGCCTACAACGCCGACATCACCTACGGCACCAACAACGAGTTCGGGTTCGACTACCTGCGCGACAACATGGCGCATTCGCTCGACGACCTGGTGCAGCGCGGGCACAACTTCGCCATCGTCGACGAGGTCGACTCGATCCTGATCGACGAGGCCCGCACCCCGCTGATCATCTCCGGACCGGCCGACGGTGCCTCCAACTGGTACCTGGAGTTCGCCCGGCTGGCGCCGCTGATGGAAAAGGACGTCCACTACGAGGTGGATCTGCGTAAACGCACCGTCGGCGTGCACGAGTTGGGCGTGGAGTTCGTCGAGGACCAGCTCGGCATCGACAACCTCTACGAGGCCGCCAACTCCCCGCTGGTCAGCTACCTCAACAACGCGCTGAAGGCCAAGGAGCTGTTCCACCGCGACAAGGACTACATCGTGCGCGACGGCGAGGTCCTCATCGTCGACGAGTTCACCGGCCGCGTGCTGTATGGCCGCCGCTACAACGAGGGCATGCACCAGGCCATCGAGGCCAAGGAGCACGTCGAGATCAAGGCCGAGAACCAGACGCTGGCCACCATCACGCTGCAGAACTACTTCCGGCTCTACGACAAGCTCGCCGGCATGACCGGTACCGCCCAGACCGAGGCGGCCGAGCTGCACGAGATCTACAAGCTCGGCGTGGTCTCCATCCCGACCAACAAGCCGATGATCCGCACCGACTGCTCCGACCTCATCTACAAGACCGAGGAGGCCAAGTACATCGCGGTGGTCGACGACGTCGCCGAGCGCTACGAGAAGGGCCAGCCGGTCCTGATCGGTACCACCAGCGTCGAGCGCTCGGAGTACCTGTCGCGGCAGTTCACCAAGCGCCGCATCCCGCACAACGTGCTCAACGCCAAGTACCACGAGCAGGAGGCGGGCATCGTCGCCGTGGCGGGCCGGCGCGGCGGCGTCACGGTGGCCACCAACATGGCCGGCCGCGGCACCGACATCGTGCTGGGCGGCAACGTCGACTTCCTCACCGACCAGCGGCTGCGCGAACGCGGTCTGGACCCGGTGGAAACCCCCGAAGAGTACGAGGCGGCCTGGCACTCCGAGCTGCCCATCGTCAAGGAGGAGGCCGGGAAAGAGGCCGCCGAGGTGGTCGAGGCCGGCGGTCTGTACGTGCTGGGCACCGAACGGCACGAGTCGCGGCGCATCGACAACCAGCTGCGCGGCCGGTCCGGCCGGCAGGGCGACCCGGGCGAGTCCCGCTTCTACCTGTCGCTGGGCGACGAGCTGATGCGCCGGTTCAACGGCGCCACCCTGGAGGCGATGCTGAACCGGCTCAACCTGCCCGACGACGTGCCCATCGAGGCCAAGATGGTCACCCGCGCGATCAAGAGCGCGCAGACCCAGGTGGAGCAGCAGAACTTCGAGGTCAGAAAGAACGTCCTGAAGTACGACGAGGTGATGAACCAGCAGCGCAAGGTCATCTACGCCGAGCGCCGCCGCATCCTGGAGGGCGAAAACCTCAAGGAGCAGGCGCTGGACATGGTCCGCGACGTCATCACGGCCTACGTCAACGGCGCGACCGCCGAGGGCTACGCCGAGGACTGGGACCTCGAGGCGTTGTGGACTGCGCTCAAGACGCTGTACCCGGTCGGCATCGACCACGAGACGCTGATGCGCATGGACGCCGACTCCGATCGCGACGACCTCACCCGCGAGGAGCTGCTCGACGAGTTGCTCAAGGACGCCGAACGCGCTTATGCCGCAAGGGAAGCCGAGCTCGAAGAGATCGCGGGCGAGGGCGCGATGCGGCAGCTGGAACGCAACGTGTTGCTCAACGTCATCGACCGCAAGTGGCGCGAACACCTCTACGAGATGGACTACCTCAAGGAGGGCATCGGGCTGCGCGCAATGGCGCAACGCGACCCGTTGGTGGAGTACCAGCGCGAGGGCTACGACATGTTCATGGCCATGCTCGACGGCATGAAAGAGGAGTCGGTCGGGTTCCTGTTCAACGTCACCGTCGAGGCGGTGCCGCCGCCCCAGCTCGCGCCGGTGGAGACGCCACAAGGGCTCGCCGAGCTCGGGGCCGCCGAAGAGCAGGGCGGCACCGCGGCTGCCGTGCGCGAGGAGGCCCCGGCGATGTTGCGCGCCAAGGGGATTGACGACGCAGCTCCCGCGCTAACCTATTCCGGCCCGTCCGAGGACGGCTCGGCGCAGGTGCAGCGCAACGGCGGCGACGGCCAGAAGACGCCGGCGGGCGTCCCGGCGGGCGCCAGCCGCCGCGAGCGGCGTGCGGCCGCGCGGCAGCAAGGCCGCGGGGCCAAGCCGCCCAAATCGGTGAAGCGCCGCTAGCCCCCCGTTTCCGCACCCGACAGCAACGCCGATGCCATAGGGTTATCAGGCATCACCTTCTGTGTGGCTACAGATGACCTCGCGACTGCGCTCGGTCAGGAAGGGGCGCCTCCATGCCCTTCGAGGGAGCCGTGTCGCGGGTCGAGGTACTGGCGGCGCTGTCCTTGGCGGTCGACCTTGGGCTCGGTCAGCCGATGGATCACATGCTGCGGTCGGCGGCCATGGGCACCAGGCTCGCCGAGCGGCTTGGGCTCGACGAGCGTGAGCGCGGGACCGTTTTCTACACGGGCCTGGTGATGTGGATCGGGTGCCATGCCGACTCCCACGAGTACGCGCGGTGGTTTGGCGACGACATCGCGATGCGACACGACAGCCACTTCATCGACTGGTCCGGCGCGCCGTACCGGCGATTTCTGTTGGGCAATCTCGGTCGCGGGTCGACGTTGCCGAAACGGGCCCAGCTGGCGGCCAAAGTGTTTTTGGACGCGCGCGGCAACCTCGGCGCGTTGGTGCAGTCGCACTGTCTGTCGGCCGCATTGCTGGCCGAGGAGATCGGCTTGGGTGCGGACGTGTGCGAAGCCCTGCCGTACGCGTATGAACGGTGGGACGGCAGCGGTCTTCCCGGTGGGGCCGCCGGCTCGCAGATACCGGTGACGATGCGGGTGGCGCAGATCGCCGACATCGCCGAGGTGCACCATCGGGCTTACGGCCCGGCGGCCGCGATCGCGGAGGTCCGCCGGCGCAGCGGCAAGCAATTCGACCCGGATATCGTCGCGGTGTTCGCGGCTGCCGCCGACGACCTGCTGAGCGATACCGACGACGCGTGGTCGACCGCGGCCGGCCTGGCCCCGGACCCGGGGGAGACGCTGAGTGGTCAAGCACTGGACGGGCTCCTGCGCGCAATGGGCGACTTCGTGGACCTGAAGTGCCCGTTCACTCTTGGCCATTCTCGCGCCGTGGCCGAGCTGGCGGAGAACGCCGGGAAGTGTGCTCGCCTGCCGCAGGACGAGATCGACATTCTGCGCCGCGCAGGCTACGTTCACGACCTTGGCCGGATCGGTGTGTCAAACCGGGTGTGGGAGAAGCCCGGCGAGTTGACCGGCGCCGAACGCGAACGGGTGCAGATGCATCCGTATCTGACCGGCAGAATTCTGGCCCGCGTCGGTGGGCTGAAGGCGGTCCGGGAGGTCGCGGTGAACCATCACGAGCGACTCGACGGGACGGGATATCCGAACGGGCTCCGGGGCGAAGAACTCTCCGTTCGCGACCGGATCCTTGCCGCGGCCGAAACCTATTGCTCGGCAATGGAACCGCGACCGTATCGCGATGCCCTGGACGAGGCGGCCGCGGCCGGGCGCCTACGGAGCGAGGCCGGCCGCGGCCGCCTGGACGGCGACGCCGTCGAAGCCGTGCTGGAGGCGGCGGGCCACCGGCCATCTCGTCGGCCGGCCAGGCCGTCCGGCCTGACCCGGCGCGAGGCCGAGGTCTTGGTCCACGTCGCACAGGGGCTTTCCAATCGGGAAATCGCCTCGGCCCTTTGGATCTCCGAGAAGACGGTGCGCAACCACGTCGAGCACATCTATGCCAAGATCGGGGTCTCGAACCGGATCGGGGCCAGCTTGTACGCCACTCGGCACGGCCTGACCGCCGGCGCGCTCGACTGATTTGGGGCGGATGCCTCATGCGTTGGCGGCGAATCGACGAGACCATTTCGGCATGACTACCGCCGCCCACCCCGACGCCGCGGCCGTCGCACTCGATAGGCGCACCGCGGCTTCGGCAGCGCTGTGGGACAAGGTACTCACCGACGGCCACGCGTCGTTGGTCAGGGCGAGGCGCGCGTTTCGCTATCTGCCGTCGGCCCCGCGATGCAAGCTGTGCAACAACCCGTTCGGCGGCCCGGTCGGCCGGGTGTTCGCCGCTGCCGGATTCCGCCGATCGCGCAAGAACCCCAACCTCTGCGCGCGATGCTGTGACGCATTGCCGCGAGGCGGGGCCGAGGTCGACGTCGCCGTGCTCTTCGCCGACGTTCGTGGCTCCACGGCGCTCGGCGACCGGCGGGGCGCCGCGGACTTCGCCGCGTTGCTCAACCGGTTCTATCGTGCCGCGACGCAGACGCTGCTGCGCCATGACGCGGTGATCGACAAGCTGATCGGTGACGAGGTGATGGCGTTCTTCGTGCAGGGCATCAGCGGTCCCCGGTATCGGCAACGAGCGGTTGAGGCGGGAATCGAGCTGCTCGAAGCGGTCGGGTACGGCAGCCCCGACGGGCCCTGGCTGGACGTGGGAATCGCGGTGAACGCGGGCGTCGCTTACGTTGGCAACGTCGGCGGGGCGGTGGTCGACTTCACCGCCCTCGGCAGTCCGGTCAACGCCGCCGCCCGGATGCAACAACACGCCGCCGGAGGCGAGTTGTTGGTCGCCGGCGGAGTCGCCGACGGGCTGTTGGACGACCTGCCGCGGCGCACGCTGATCCTGCGGGGACAGCAAGAGCCGATGAACGCCTTCGTCCGCACAGTGTGAGCACCCCGAAACACGTTGTGAGCGTTGAAGAGTGAGCGTTGAAGACCCGGCCCGCGACCCTGTGTGAGGATCGCGGGCCGGGCTGCGGGGGTTATCGCACGGAAGCGCCGGGCCTGGAGCGCCGGTCCAGCACCCATGCCGTGGCCAGCGTGAGGGCAACGGCGAACGAGGCGAGCGCGATCAGGCTGACGGCCGTGCCGCCCTGGAAGGTGTCACGGTAGGCGGCCATGGCCGGCAGCGTGACGGTGTAGCGGTCGAGCGACAGGCCGCGCCCCAGTGCATCGAAGGCGTGGCGGTTCGACAGGGCCAGGCTCATCAGGCGGCCGGGGGTGGCCATCTGGTCGACGGGGACGATGGCGCCACCGAACAGAACCTGGGGGAAGCACAGCATCGGCAGG
This genomic interval from Mycobacterium sp. SMC-2 contains the following:
- a CDS encoding dTMP kinase gives rise to the protein MLIAIEGVDGAGKRTLSEGLRKAFQAAGKSVAIMAFPRYGKSVTADVAAEALHGEHGDLASSVYAMAMLFALDRAGAVEDIEALRRDHDVVILDRYVASNAAYSAARLREDAAGAVAAWVLELEYRRLRMPAPDWQVLLAVPAELAVHRARSRAQSDPGRARDSYERDSELQLRTGAVYAELAASGWGGPWLVADADVDPGRLAATLIGANDVPATLREGTPGAPSTGI
- the mtrA gene encoding two-component system response regulator MtrA, whose protein sequence is MDSMRQRILVVDDDASLAEMLTIVLRGEGFDTAVIGDGTQALTAVRELRPDLVLLDLMLPGMNGIDVCRVLRADSGVPIVMLTAKTDTVDVVLGLESGADDYIMKPFKPKELVARVRARLRRNDDEPAEMLSIADVEIDVPAHKVTRNGEQIFLTPLEFDLLVALARKPRQVFTRDVLLEQVWGYRHPADTRLVNVHVQRLRAKVEKDPENPTVVLTVRGVGYKAGPP
- the mtrB gene encoding MtrAB system histidine kinase MtrB, translated to MMWGSRRRTRSRWGRSGPMTRGMGAVSRAVAVAWRRSLQLRVVALTLGLSLAVILALGFVLTSQVTNRVLDVKVKAGIEQIERARTTVGGIVSGEETRSLDSSLQLARNTLTSKTDGASGAGLAGAFDAVLIVPGDGPRAATTAGPVDQVPNSLRGFVKAGQAAYQYATVHTDGFSGPALIIGTPASAQVANLELYLIFPLKNEQATITLVRGTMITGGAVLLVLLAGIALLVSRQVVVPVRSASRIAERFAEGHLSERMPVRGEDDMARLAMSFNDMAESLSRQITQLEEFGNLQRRFTSDVSHELRTPLTTVRMAADLIYDHSADLDPTLARSTELMVNELDRFESLLNDLLEISRHDAGVAELSVEAVDLRTTVRSALGNVGHLAEDAGIELLVDLPENEVIAEVDTRRVERILRNLIANAIDHAEHKPVQIRMAADEDTVAVTVRDYGVGLRPGEEKLVFSRFWRADPSRVRRSGGTGLGLAISVEDARLHQGRLEAWGEPGQGSCFRLTLPLVRGHKVTTSPLPMKPVPPTAASTGPQPTKDRARQREHAERSG
- the lpqB gene encoding MtrAB system accessory lipoprotein LpqB — translated: MRRLLGLLMAASLLAGCAGVPSSSAPQAIGTVERPAPSNLPKPTPGMDPDVLLREFLKATADPANRHLAARQFLTQSASNAWDDAGSALLIDHVVFVETRAAERVSANMRADILGSLSDMGVFETAEGVLPDPGPIELVKTSGGWRIDRLPNGVFLDWQQFQSTYKRNTLYFADPTGKTVVPDPRYVAVADHDQLATELVSKLIAGPRPEMAHTVRNLLAPPLRLRGPVTRADGGKNGIGRGYGGARIDLEKLSTTDPHSRALLAAQIIWTLARADIRGPYVINADGAPLDDRFAEGWTTSDVAATDPGVADGAGAGLHALVNGSLVSLDGQRFTNVPGAFGRMGDQTGAALSRSGRQVASVVTLHRGAPDEAASLWIGDLGGEAVQSADGHSLSRPSWSLDDAVWTVVDGNNVLRAIQEPASGQPARIPVDSVAVASRFPGPITDLQLSRDSTRAAMVIGGQVILASVEQTQAGQFALTYPRRLGFGLGNSVVSLSWRTGDDIVVTRTDASHPVSYVNLDGVNSDAPARGLQMPVMTVAANPSTVYVAAPQGVLQYSASADGQQGWTEVPGLTVFGAAPVLPG
- a CDS encoding ComF family protein gives rise to the protein MLDLILPLQCGGCGAPSSRWCDACAAELSVAADQPHVVNPRVDPQAPVFALGRYAGARRQAILALKEHGRADLVGPLAGALATGVHRLLSWGIVETPLTVVPAPTRRSAARRRGGDPVARLARTAVAGHPAIAVAPALRMRALVRDSVGLGTAARERNVAGRVLLRGKRPGTEVLIVDDVVTTGATARESVRVLRAAGVRVTAVLTVAAA
- the hpf gene encoding ribosome hibernation-promoting factor, HPF/YfiA family, translated to MDSGQILDQPPTQTDGEVQPANNAEVVFKGRNVEIPDHYRVYVSQKLARLERFDRSIYLFDVELKHAPNRRQRKSCQRVEITARGRGPVSRAEACADSFYAAFESAVDKLENRLRRAKDRRKVHYGDKTPVSLAAATAVVPPARQESLEEQPAEHDGEADHEPGRIVRTKEHPATPMSVDDALYEMELVGHDFFLFQDKQTERPCVVYRRHAYDYGLIRLS